One genomic region from Hyalangium ruber encodes:
- a CDS encoding sigma 54-interacting transcriptional regulator — translation MEGLLVRAYLPPVRLRVALIANSAGAKVSRLLSPDTPLIVGRAPEAGLRIEDQNLSREHARFLLSGSRVLVEDLGSKNGTFFAGSRVARIELTIGDEIVLGGVALQVQALGATGDSLGIVREELIRHHLEEELTRAQQFRRPFGLLLVRVLSRGGGATAEREDGSWIEAVRSHLRPVDLMALYGSSALEVLLPETGAEEVHRIARAIAASRIGGGGQLLVGLALYPASGSTADALFEAAREAAHRASTEHPVEGGPAALLAQGESPEGALIAGEVMRPVLETVASVATSRIPVILQGETGTGKEVLAQLIHESGPRKGRRIVRVNCGAIPKDLVESTLFGHERGAFTGAQQQQKGVFEEADGGTVFLDEIGELPPAAQASLLRVLEVGAFNRVGSNREIEVDVRIVAATHRDLEAMAEAGTFRSDLYYRLSGVVIEIPPLRERRDEIEPLTRKFLNAANKANNRRVESISPETLALLKAYAWPGNVRELRNVIERAVVVTQGVLIGPEHLPARVRTGEHRPEAGPSKASAPVGPEPDQARGKVQQFEARMLQEALASTGWNRAEAAKKLGMAVRTLSYRLKVLGVKKPE, via the coding sequence ATGGAGGGGCTCCTGGTTCGTGCGTACCTGCCACCTGTCCGGCTGCGCGTCGCGTTGATCGCCAACAGCGCGGGGGCCAAGGTGTCGCGCCTGCTCTCGCCGGACACTCCGCTCATTGTAGGACGCGCTCCAGAGGCGGGGCTCCGCATCGAGGACCAGAACCTGTCGCGGGAGCACGCCCGGTTCCTCCTCTCCGGCTCGCGGGTGCTGGTGGAGGATCTCGGCTCGAAGAACGGCACCTTCTTCGCCGGCAGCCGTGTCGCCCGCATCGAGCTCACGATCGGCGATGAGATCGTCCTGGGTGGCGTCGCCCTTCAGGTGCAGGCCCTTGGAGCCACGGGGGACTCTCTTGGCATCGTCCGGGAAGAGCTGATCCGGCACCACCTGGAGGAGGAACTCACCCGCGCCCAGCAGTTTCGCCGCCCCTTCGGTCTGCTCCTGGTGCGAGTGCTGTCCAGGGGAGGAGGCGCCACGGCAGAGCGGGAAGATGGCTCCTGGATCGAGGCCGTACGCAGTCACCTCCGCCCGGTCGATCTCATGGCGCTCTACGGCTCCAGCGCGCTCGAGGTGTTGCTGCCGGAGACCGGCGCCGAGGAGGTCCATCGAATCGCCCGCGCCATCGCGGCCTCGCGCATCGGCGGAGGCGGCCAGCTGCTCGTGGGCCTTGCCCTCTACCCGGCCTCCGGTAGCACCGCGGACGCGCTGTTCGAAGCGGCTCGAGAGGCCGCCCATCGGGCCTCGACCGAGCACCCCGTGGAGGGCGGCCCGGCGGCATTGCTCGCCCAGGGCGAGAGCCCGGAAGGAGCGCTCATCGCTGGCGAGGTGATGCGGCCGGTGCTCGAGACGGTGGCGAGTGTTGCCACCTCGCGCATCCCGGTCATCCTGCAGGGCGAGACCGGTACGGGCAAAGAGGTGTTGGCACAGTTGATCCACGAGAGCGGCCCGCGAAAGGGCCGGCGCATCGTCCGCGTCAACTGCGGGGCGATCCCCAAGGATCTGGTCGAAAGCACCCTCTTCGGGCACGAGCGAGGGGCCTTCACCGGCGCCCAGCAACAGCAGAAGGGCGTGTTCGAGGAGGCCGATGGCGGCACGGTCTTCCTGGACGAGATCGGCGAGCTCCCACCCGCGGCGCAAGCCTCGCTGCTGCGCGTCCTCGAGGTGGGTGCCTTCAACCGCGTGGGTTCGAACCGCGAGATCGAAGTGGACGTGCGCATCGTGGCGGCCACGCATCGCGACCTCGAGGCCATGGCGGAGGCGGGCACGTTCCGGTCCGATCTCTATTACCGGCTCAGCGGCGTGGTCATCGAGATCCCGCCGCTGCGTGAACGCCGGGATGAGATCGAGCCACTGACACGAAAGTTCCTGAACGCGGCCAACAAGGCCAATAACCGCCGGGTCGAGAGCATTTCTCCGGAGACACTCGCGCTCCTCAAAGCCTACGCATGGCCCGGAAATGTCCGCGAGCTGCGCAATGTGATCGAACGCGCGGTGGTCGTCACTCAGGGCGTGCTGATCGGGCCGGAACACCTGCCCGCGCGAGTGCGCACAGGGGAGCACCGCCCCGAAGCCGGTCCGAGCAAGGCCTCCGCTCCAGTGGGCCCGGAGCCAGATCAGGCCCGCGGAAAGGTGCAGCAGTTCGAGGCCAGGATGCTCCAGGAGGCCCTCGCCTCGACCGGATGGAATCGGGCGGAAGCCGCGAAGAAGCTGGGCATGGCGGTACGGACGTTGTCGTATCGGCTGAAGGTGCTGGGCGTGAAGAAGCCCGAGTAG
- a CDS encoding EamA family transporter: protein MNEAPSGRPPWTLPPIPAVLLAVISVQGGAAFAKELFPALGAAGTAGMRIGLSAILLFAVFRPPLTRLTRAQWGAVIPYGVVLGAMNLSFYMALERIPLGLAVTLEFAGPLALAVFGSRRASDFLWVVLAAAGIALITPWRGGVGSLDLLGVLLALLAGGFWAAYIVLGGRVSKVFLGGQSVATGMLFAALTVLPFSFAEGLAARLTPPLFAGGLAVALLSGAIPFTLEMMALRVLSSRTFGILMSLEPAAAALSGLVFLRERLTVTQWLALVFVSAASAGAALTARRVPPPVDA, encoded by the coding sequence ATGAATGAGGCCCCCTCGGGTCGTCCTCCGTGGACCCTGCCCCCCATCCCCGCGGTGCTCCTGGCTGTCATCAGCGTGCAGGGCGGCGCCGCCTTCGCGAAGGAGCTCTTCCCGGCACTCGGGGCGGCGGGCACGGCGGGCATGCGCATCGGGTTGTCCGCGATCCTGCTGTTCGCGGTGTTCCGACCACCGCTCACGCGGCTCACACGTGCGCAGTGGGGCGCGGTCATCCCGTATGGGGTCGTGCTCGGCGCGATGAACCTGAGCTTCTACATGGCGCTCGAGCGCATCCCGCTGGGGCTCGCCGTCACGCTGGAGTTCGCGGGGCCCCTGGCGCTCGCGGTGTTCGGGTCGAGGCGCGCCTCGGACTTCCTGTGGGTGGTCCTCGCGGCGGCCGGCATTGCTCTCATTACACCGTGGCGGGGTGGAGTCGGCTCGCTCGATCTGCTGGGGGTGCTGCTGGCGCTCCTCGCGGGGGGATTCTGGGCCGCATACATCGTGCTCGGCGGGCGCGTCTCCAAGGTGTTCCTGGGCGGGCAGAGCGTCGCGACGGGAATGCTGTTCGCGGCCCTGACGGTCCTCCCCTTCTCGTTCGCGGAGGGACTCGCGGCACGCCTGACGCCTCCACTGTTCGCGGGGGGCCTGGCCGTCGCGCTCCTCTCCGGTGCGATCCCCTTCACCCTCGAGATGATGGCGCTGCGTGTGCTCTCGAGCCGCACCTTCGGCATCCTGATGAGCCTGGAGCCCGCGGCCGCGGCCCTCTCGGGGCTGGTATTCCTGCGCGAGCGGCTCACCGTGACACAGTGGCTCGCGCTGGTATTCGTGAGCGCCGCGTCCGCGGGGGCCGCTCTCACCGCGCGCCGCGTGCCTCCGCCAGTGGACGCATGA